In Flavobacterium endoglycinae, one DNA window encodes the following:
- the nagB gene encoding glucosamine-6-phosphate deaminase — protein MIKESINFKEAGKFEETRFEKIHNVIFESSKEASILVAQEIANIIQRKEELNEPCVLGLATGSSPIKVYEELVRLHKEEGLSFANVVTFNLDEYYPMDKNDIQSYWYFMHEHLFNHVDIQPQNINIPDGSISNEDLQQYCIDYEMKIKAYGGLDFQLLGIGRTGHIGFNEPGSHVNSGTRSITLDHLTRVDAASSFLGIDNVPRKAITMGIGTVKNAKRIVLLGWGISKASIIKKTIEGEISSRVPATYLQQHNNTTFVLDTEASSELTRVKTPWLVKSVIWTDELKLKAVVWLSELTKKPFLKLTDKDYNDNGMSSVLTEEGTAYDLNIKMFNKMQQTITGWPGGKPNADDTYRPERATPEKKRIIIFSPHPDDDVISMGGTFDRLVEQGHDVHIAYQTSGNIAVSNEEALKFAEITKALNPESTEADTIINFLKNKKSNDVDLLEVRKLKGLIRRSESLGATRYLSVPDSNVNFLDLPFYETGTVKKNNLGEADIQIMCDIIERIKPHQIYAAGDLADPHGTHKVCLDSLFEALKRLKHKSFMDDCWVWLYRGAWHEWESYQIEMAVPMSPDQVLKKRHAIFFHQSQKDGVMFQGDDSREFWIRAEDRNRLTAEKYHALGLADYSAIEAFKRYFF, from the coding sequence ATGATTAAAGAAAGTATAAATTTCAAAGAAGCAGGAAAGTTCGAAGAAACGCGTTTTGAAAAAATACATAATGTTATTTTCGAATCGTCTAAAGAAGCTTCGATTTTAGTAGCTCAAGAAATAGCCAATATCATTCAGAGAAAAGAAGAATTGAACGAGCCTTGTGTTTTAGGTTTGGCAACAGGATCTTCTCCTATAAAAGTATACGAAGAATTAGTTCGTCTTCATAAAGAAGAAGGATTGAGTTTTGCAAATGTAGTTACCTTCAACTTAGATGAGTATTATCCAATGGATAAAAATGATATTCAAAGTTACTGGTATTTCATGCATGAGCACCTTTTTAATCATGTTGACATTCAGCCTCAAAATATTAATATTCCTGACGGAAGCATCAGCAATGAAGACCTTCAGCAATATTGCATCGATTATGAAATGAAAATCAAAGCATACGGCGGATTGGATTTTCAGCTTCTTGGAATTGGAAGAACAGGACATATTGGGTTCAACGAACCGGGATCTCACGTTAATTCTGGAACCAGAAGCATTACATTAGATCATTTAACGCGTGTTGATGCGGCATCCTCTTTCTTAGGAATTGACAATGTGCCTAGAAAAGCGATTACAATGGGAATTGGTACAGTAAAAAATGCCAAAAGAATTGTACTTCTTGGATGGGGAATCAGCAAAGCATCTATTATAAAGAAAACAATCGAAGGTGAAATTTCATCTCGAGTTCCGGCTACGTATTTACAGCAGCACAACAACACAACTTTTGTATTAGACACGGAAGCTTCATCGGAATTAACGAGAGTAAAAACGCCTTGGTTAGTAAAATCAGTAATCTGGACAGACGAATTAAAGCTGAAAGCTGTGGTTTGGTTAAGCGAATTGACTAAAAAGCCTTTCCTTAAACTTACTGATAAAGATTACAACGATAACGGAATGTCAAGCGTACTGACTGAAGAAGGAACTGCATACGATTTGAATATTAAAATGTTCAACAAAATGCAGCAAACGATTACAGGATGGCCGGGCGGAAAACCAAATGCTGATGATACGTACAGACCGGAACGTGCAACTCCGGAGAAAAAGAGAATTATCATTTTTAGTCCACACCCTGATGATGATGTTATTTCGATGGGAGGAACTTTTGACAGATTGGTAGAGCAGGGGCACGATGTGCATATTGCGTACCAGACTTCAGGAAATATTGCGGTTTCAAACGAAGAAGCTTTAAAATTTGCTGAAATTACAAAAGCATTAAATCCTGAATCTACAGAAGCGGATACGATTATCAACTTCCTAAAAAACAAAAAAAGCAACGATGTCGATTTGCTTGAAGTGAGAAAACTGAAAGGTTTAATTAGAAGAAGTGAATCTTTAGGAGCAACACGATATTTAAGCGTGCCAGATTCTAACGTAAATTTCCTTGACCTGCCATTTTACGAAACAGGAACGGTTAAGAAAAATAATCTTGGCGAAGCCGATATCCAGATTATGTGTGACATTATCGAAAGAATCAAACCGCACCAGATTTATGCAGCCGGAGATTTAGCAGATCCGCACGGAACACACAAAGTTTGTCTGGACAGTTTGTTTGAAGCTTTAAAAAGATTAAAACACAAATCGTTTATGGATGACTGCTGGGTTTGGTTGTACAGAGGTGCTTGGCACGAATGGGAATCATACCAAATTGAAATGGCAGTTCCTATGAGTCCGGATCAGGTACTTAAAAAACGTCACGCCATTTTCTTCCACCAGTCACAAAAAGATGGTGTAATGTTCCAAGGTGATGACAGCCGAGAATTCTGGATTAGAGCAGAAGACAGAAACAGATTAACTGCAGAAAAATATCACGCTTTAGGTTTAGCTGACTATTCAGCAATCGAAGCTTTCAAGAGATATTTCTTCTAA
- a CDS encoding LytR/AlgR family response regulator transcription factor — MKIKCLIIDDEPLAINVIKNYLEPLENFEVINTFSNPIEGLNFLKNNTVDVIFLDINMPVLDGINFIKSLDNPPLLVITSAYSQFAIETYELDVLDYLVKPIEFPRLMKTLNKVSKRLENKGNSVQESSGDSPFIFVKIDKKRMKKIFFNEILVIESLKDYLKINTTTGKYIIHSTLSDFTDLLPEKNFLRIHRSYTIAIDKIDAVEGNSIEIEGLRYVIGRSYIDHVKQRILNSSI; from the coding sequence ATGAAAATAAAATGTTTGATTATAGATGATGAGCCATTGGCAATCAACGTTATTAAAAATTACTTAGAACCGCTTGAAAATTTTGAGGTAATAAATACTTTCAGTAACCCAATCGAGGGATTGAATTTCCTGAAAAACAATACGGTTGATGTAATTTTCCTGGATATTAACATGCCTGTTCTGGATGGAATTAATTTTATCAAAAGTCTCGACAATCCGCCTTTATTAGTAATTACAAGTGCCTATAGCCAGTTTGCTATTGAAACTTACGAATTGGATGTTCTAGATTATCTGGTAAAACCAATTGAGTTTCCAAGGTTAATGAAAACACTGAACAAAGTCAGCAAAAGACTTGAAAACAAAGGAAATTCTGTTCAGGAAAGCAGTGGCGACAGTCCGTTTATTTTCGTGAAGATTGATAAAAAGAGAATGAAAAAGATTTTCTTCAACGAAATTTTAGTGATCGAAAGCTTAAAAGATTATTTAAAAATCAACACCACAACTGGTAAATATATTATTCACAGCACTTTATCCGATTTTACAGATTTACTTCCCGAAAAAAACTTTTTAAGAATCCATAGATCGTACACAATTGCCATTGATAAAATAGACGCTGTTGAAGGAAACAGCATTGAGATCGAAGGACTTCGCTACGTAATTGGAAGATCGTATATCGATCATGTAAAGCAAAGAATTTTGAACTCTTCTATTTAG
- a CDS encoding alpha-L-fucosidase, with product MKNVFLFLCLFCITSSINSQKNVKAPEPFGPLPTQKQLDWQEMEFYAFVHFSLNTFTNKEWGYGDESPALFNPTNLDVRQWARIVKAAGMKGIILVAKHHDGFCLWPSAYTERSVKNSPWKNGKGDLVKELAAACKEYDLKLGLYLSPWDRNHAEYGKPEYITYFRNQLKELLTNYGDVFEMWFDGANGGDGYYGGANETRKINTLEYYNWDETYKLIYSIAPKTLVWGIGPSEARWIGNEEGRAGKTNWSLLRQKDELAGKVHYTEFMSGHENGEKWVPGEADVSIRPGWFYHATEDDKVRPLDEMVDIYYESIGRNATLLLNLPVDRRGLVHENDEARLKELVSTIKADFKTELLAGSKISADNVRGNSIEFAAKNVADGNKKTYWATDDTINTASITFEFDKPTAVDRILLQEDIALGQRVKSFNVEVKVDGKWKTVAAETTIGYKRILRIERVEASAIRINITDSKASIVISTIQAYNAPTFVRMPEISRDRNGDVTLKSEEGNPIYYTVDGTNPTEKSTLYKGVFRYNKAVQIKAISFNDTEKIRSAVKTAKYGASKENWKISKVSSGDLKSADRIIDGNPNTEWAFGSEENKLPQEITIDMGTVLTINGFTYLPQQVGHNLNLISNYEFYTSTDNVTWKLQSQGEFSNIKHNPIEQVKTFKKTKARYIRFVATSGVAKTSTVSIAEINVIETP from the coding sequence ATGAAAAATGTTTTTCTCTTTTTGTGTTTGTTCTGCATCACATCTTCAATTAATAGTCAAAAAAATGTAAAAGCTCCAGAGCCGTTTGGACCGCTTCCAACACAGAAACAACTGGATTGGCAGGAAATGGAATTTTATGCTTTTGTGCATTTTTCGTTAAACACTTTTACCAATAAAGAATGGGGTTACGGCGATGAATCTCCAGCCTTATTTAACCCGACGAATTTAGATGTTCGTCAGTGGGCACGTATTGTAAAAGCAGCCGGAATGAAAGGAATAATTCTCGTTGCCAAACATCATGACGGATTCTGTTTATGGCCGTCGGCTTATACAGAACGTTCGGTGAAAAATTCACCGTGGAAAAATGGAAAAGGCGATTTGGTAAAAGAACTCGCTGCGGCCTGTAAAGAATATGATTTAAAATTAGGGTTGTACCTTTCTCCTTGGGACAGAAACCATGCTGAATACGGAAAACCTGAATATATCACCTATTTCAGAAACCAGCTGAAAGAATTATTGACGAATTACGGAGATGTTTTTGAAATGTGGTTTGACGGAGCAAATGGCGGTGACGGTTACTATGGCGGAGCAAATGAAACTCGAAAAATCAATACATTAGAATATTACAATTGGGACGAAACGTATAAACTAATTTACAGTATTGCTCCAAAAACGTTGGTTTGGGGAATTGGCCCATCAGAAGCCAGATGGATTGGAAATGAAGAAGGACGCGCCGGAAAAACAAATTGGTCACTTTTACGCCAGAAAGATGAATTAGCTGGAAAAGTACATTATACCGAATTTATGTCGGGACATGAAAATGGCGAAAAATGGGTTCCAGGCGAAGCCGATGTTTCAATACGACCGGGATGGTTTTATCATGCGACAGAAGACGATAAAGTGCGTCCGCTGGATGAAATGGTCGATATTTATTATGAATCAATCGGAAGAAATGCTACTTTATTATTGAATCTTCCGGTTGACAGAAGAGGTTTGGTTCATGAAAATGACGAAGCCCGATTAAAAGAATTAGTATCTACCATAAAAGCCGATTTTAAAACCGAACTATTAGCCGGAAGTAAAATTTCTGCCGATAATGTGAGAGGAAACAGTATAGAATTTGCAGCAAAAAATGTCGCAGATGGAAATAAAAAAACGTACTGGGCAACAGACGATACTATCAACACAGCTTCTATTACTTTTGAATTTGATAAACCAACTGCCGTAGATCGTATTCTTTTGCAAGAAGACATTGCTCTTGGACAAAGAGTAAAATCGTTTAATGTTGAGGTGAAAGTCGATGGAAAATGGAAAACTGTGGCAGCAGAAACGACCATTGGTTACAAAAGAATTTTAAGAATCGAAAGAGTGGAAGCATCAGCTATCAGAATCAATATTACGGATTCGAAAGCAAGTATTGTAATCTCGACTATTCAGGCTTATAATGCGCCTACTTTTGTGCGTATGCCTGAAATCAGCCGTGACCGAAATGGTGATGTTACCTTAAAATCAGAAGAAGGAAATCCTATTTATTATACGGTTGATGGAACCAATCCAACCGAAAAAAGTACCTTATATAAAGGTGTATTCCGATACAATAAAGCCGTTCAGATAAAAGCCATTTCTTTTAATGATACAGAAAAAATAAGAAGTGCTGTGAAAACTGCAAAATATGGTGCTTCTAAAGAAAACTGGAAAATCAGCAAAGTATCAAGCGGTGATTTAAAATCAGCAGACCGAATTATCGATGGAAATCCAAATACAGAATGGGCTTTTGGTAGTGAAGAAAACAAATTGCCGCAGGAAATTACAATCGATATGGGAACCGTTTTAACTATAAATGGTTTTACGTATTTGCCACAGCAGGTTGGCCACAATTTGAATTTGATTTCCAATTACGAATTTTACACCAGCACTGATAATGTAACATGGAAACTACAGTCGCAGGGAGAATTTTCGAATATCAAACACAATCCAATCGAGCAGGTTAAAACTTTTAAGAAAACCAAAGCAAGATATATTCGTTTCGTGGCGACATCAGGAGTGGCAAAGACATCAACGGTTTCTATCGCTGAAATAAACGTAATCGAAACGCCGTAA
- a CDS encoding sensor histidine kinase, translated as MNFNSSKLYRIPLHYHIIFWLTYFLFNTFRWGSYFNDYVYSFKTNLLGFPIHMTLCYLNILIFMPYLVYRKKYVLYVLAVFSAIFLMVVLKFNLTYLLITHDVWPEGPQTIDKLTLNYTIDMMMGELYVMTFVTAIKITLDFLKEQKRVTDLEKSQLETELLFLKSQISPHFFFNTLNNIYSLSVEKSNKTPKIVLKLSELMRYMLYDTSGKKQSLENEILCIQNYLDLERIRNDERLEVNMEVSGDIHDKEISPVILLTFIENAFKHGVNKNTGKVRIDIDFKVKGDFLHFTISNPTPEITQHKDNFNKSSGIGIENVKKRLELGYNKDDYKLSFKNKKNIFVVKLVIKVT; from the coding sequence ATGAATTTCAATTCTAGCAAATTATATCGCATCCCTTTGCATTATCATATCATCTTTTGGCTGACTTATTTCTTATTTAATACTTTTAGGTGGGGAAGTTATTTTAATGATTATGTCTATTCTTTTAAGACGAATCTGCTGGGATTTCCAATTCACATGACGCTGTGTTATTTGAATATTCTAATCTTTATGCCGTATTTGGTGTACCGAAAGAAATATGTACTGTATGTTCTTGCTGTTTTTTCGGCTATTTTTTTAATGGTCGTTCTAAAATTCAATCTTACCTATTTATTAATCACACATGATGTCTGGCCGGAAGGACCGCAGACTATCGACAAACTGACTTTAAATTATACGATTGATATGATGATGGGAGAATTGTATGTAATGACTTTTGTTACGGCAATTAAAATCACATTGGATTTCTTGAAAGAACAAAAACGTGTAACCGATCTTGAAAAATCACAGTTAGAAACTGAACTGCTTTTCTTGAAGTCACAGATTTCTCCGCACTTTTTCTTTAATACCTTAAATAATATTTATTCGCTTTCTGTAGAAAAATCAAATAAAACGCCAAAAATTGTTCTGAAGCTTTCTGAGTTAATGCGTTATATGCTTTATGATACAAGCGGTAAAAAACAGAGTTTAGAAAACGAGATTTTATGCATTCAAAATTACCTTGATCTTGAGCGAATTAGAAATGACGAAAGGCTCGAAGTAAATATGGAAGTATCGGGAGATATTCACGACAAGGAAATTTCTCCAGTGATTCTGCTGACATTTATCGAAAATGCTTTTAAGCACGGTGTAAACAAAAACACGGGAAAAGTACGTATTGATATTGATTTTAAAGTGAAAGGTGACTTTTTGCATTTTACCATTTCGAACCCGACACCAGAAATTACGCAGCATAAAGACAATTTTAACAAGTCAAGTGGTATAGGAATTGAAAATGTTAAAAAAAGACTTGAATTAGGTTATAATAAAGATGACTATAAGCTTTCTTTTAAAAATAAAAAGAATATTTTTGTCGTGAAACTTGTGATTAAAGTAACCTAA
- a CDS encoding sodium:solute symporter family protein: MDIIDVSIIVAYILLSVSIGIWISRKAKKGLDDYFLGGKTIKWYFLGLSNGSGMFDVSGTSWMIGVLFLYGVKSFMFMWLWPIWNQIFVMMFLAVWIRRSKVMTGSEWILTRFGSDKAGKASHIIVAIFAIISTIGFIAYFFEGIGKFVTIILPWDLTLHYGDMVLLTSERSYALLIIFLTTIYTVKGGMFSVVATEVVQYLIMIVAGVLIAGYAFINYTDIQINSIITPEWKNVFFGWQFETQWSDKFQTFNTLIDTEGYKMFGAFIGMTLFKGFFASVAGPTPSYDLQRVLSTKSVKEAAYMSGFTNLILFIPRYLLITGIVVIALVNLTPELNANTGLTGADLELLMPKVVNLYIPVGIKGILLAGLLAAFMSGFSAFVNAGPAYIVNDIYKKYFKPVASNAHYIKVSQISSFLVVGLGVFMGFFADSINSLTLWITSALYGGYVAANFLKWIWWRFNGWGYFWGMFAGLIIASLQFILGMNKANLTEGSFLYDLSQVQAIYLFPLIFGFSILGCLLGTYLSQPTEMEVLKSFYSNVRPWGFWNPVYKQLKAEDQSFEKNNDFWLDMMNCAIGIVWQSSMILLPIFFIIRDYPKAIAALIVFLVTTAILKFTWLDKVRKIEE; the protein is encoded by the coding sequence ATGGATATTATTGACGTATCGATAATCGTAGCATACATTCTGCTCTCGGTAAGTATAGGAATCTGGATTTCAAGAAAAGCAAAAAAAGGACTTGATGACTATTTCCTAGGAGGAAAAACAATCAAATGGTACTTTTTAGGTCTTAGTAACGGATCTGGAATGTTCGATGTTTCGGGAACTTCCTGGATGATTGGCGTTTTATTTCTATACGGAGTAAAAAGTTTCATGTTTATGTGGCTGTGGCCGATATGGAACCAGATTTTCGTCATGATGTTCCTTGCTGTTTGGATTAGAAGATCAAAAGTAATGACCGGTTCTGAATGGATTTTAACACGTTTTGGAAGTGACAAAGCCGGAAAAGCATCTCATATTATTGTAGCGATTTTTGCGATTATCTCGACAATTGGTTTCATCGCGTATTTCTTTGAAGGAATCGGGAAATTTGTAACCATTATTCTTCCTTGGGATTTAACGCTGCATTACGGCGATATGGTTTTATTGACATCTGAGCGTTCTTATGCCTTGTTAATTATTTTCTTAACGACCATTTATACAGTAAAAGGCGGAATGTTCTCTGTGGTAGCAACAGAAGTAGTACAGTATTTAATTATGATTGTAGCCGGAGTTTTAATTGCAGGTTACGCTTTTATCAATTATACTGATATTCAGATTAATTCAATTATAACACCAGAATGGAAAAATGTTTTCTTTGGCTGGCAGTTTGAAACCCAGTGGAGTGATAAATTCCAAACTTTCAATACTTTAATTGATACAGAAGGTTACAAAATGTTTGGTGCTTTCATCGGAATGACCTTATTCAAAGGATTCTTCGCGAGTGTGGCAGGACCAACACCAAGTTACGATTTACAAAGAGTTCTTTCTACAAAATCAGTAAAAGAAGCTGCTTACATGAGTGGTTTTACCAACCTGATTTTATTTATTCCAAGATATTTATTAATTACCGGAATCGTGGTAATTGCCTTAGTAAACCTAACGCCTGAGTTAAATGCAAATACTGGATTAACAGGAGCTGATTTAGAATTATTAATGCCAAAAGTGGTCAATTTATACATTCCGGTTGGGATTAAAGGAATTCTTTTAGCTGGTTTATTAGCCGCCTTTATGTCCGGATTCTCAGCATTCGTAAACGCTGGTCCTGCCTATATTGTAAATGATATTTATAAAAAATATTTCAAACCAGTAGCTTCAAATGCACACTATATTAAAGTAAGCCAGATTTCGTCTTTTCTTGTAGTAGGTTTAGGAGTTTTCATGGGATTCTTTGCAGATTCTATCAACTCTTTAACGCTGTGGATTACAAGTGCTTTGTACGGAGGTTACGTAGCAGCGAATTTCTTAAAATGGATTTGGTGGCGTTTTAACGGCTGGGGGTACTTCTGGGGAATGTTTGCGGGATTAATCATTGCTTCACTGCAGTTTATTTTAGGGATGAACAAAGCCAATTTAACCGAAGGTTCTTTCTTATACGATTTATCACAAGTTCAGGCCATTTACCTGTTCCCGTTAATATTCGGATTCTCAATTTTAGGTTGTCTTTTAGGAACATACTTGAGCCAGCCGACAGAAATGGAAGTTTTAAAATCGTTTTATTCCAACGTAAGACCTTGGGGATTCTGGAATCCGGTTTATAAACAATTAAAAGCAGAAGATCAGTCTTTCGAAAAAAACAATGATTTCTGGCTGGATATGATGAACTGTGCAATTGGAATTGTGTGGCAGTCCAGTATGATCCTGCTTCCGATTTTCTTCATTATCAGAGATTATCCAAAAGCAATAGCAGCCTTAATCGTGTTTTTAGTAACTACAGCGATATTAAAATTCACGTGGTTA
- a CDS encoding GH92 family glycosyl hydrolase, translating into MKNFILPLLFVILVTSCKIKVNKNTNHKNNFVSHVDPFIGTGGHGHTYPGATVPFGMLQVSPDNGISSWDWCSGYHYSDSIVSGFSHLHLSGTGIGDLADILFMPTNKKVDLTIKTTSRDQLPYKSLYHHVNEKATPGSYQVFLEDPKINVELTSSQRTAYHKYTFAKNDKQSVVVDLGFAINWDKALKTGITIEDEYTISGYRYSKGWAQNQKVFFVAKFSKPISESVLTADKQIVTAKKADGENTSAQLFFDSKNSNELFVKVALSSVSIANAKDNLDDPKINFDETKTKASSIWNNALSKIKVETPVDSLKTIFYTALYHAQVAPVTYSDKNGQFRQEDDQIVRAKDYTAYSTLSLWDTFRAENPLLTLLAPDKTSDIVNSMLTYYDVKKILPVWTLYANETNTMTGYHSIPVIVDAYLKGIKGFDAEKAYQAMKTTMMQDERGLNFYKKYGYIPYNVLDESVTITLEYAYDDWCVAQMAKALGKTEDYQFFLKRSQAYQYLFDSKTGFMRGKSEDGKSWNEPFDPKHSNHREHTDYTEGNAWQHSWFVPHNVDNLISIHGGNEIFTKRLEQLFTESSEITGNNVSADISGLIGQYAHGNEPSHHIAYMFNHAGQPWRTQYWVRHILDTQYNTTPNGLSGNEDCGQMSAWYVFSSMGLYPMNPASGEYEIGSPIFEKATLNLEDGKTFVIEAENVSDKNYYIQSAILNGQAFNQTAITHQQILAGGKLHFVMGPQPNKNWGIKK; encoded by the coding sequence ATGAAGAATTTTATTCTGCCGCTTTTATTTGTAATTCTGGTTACAAGTTGTAAAATAAAAGTAAACAAAAATACGAATCACAAAAATAATTTTGTGAGCCATGTAGATCCTTTTATTGGGACAGGCGGACATGGGCATACTTATCCAGGAGCAACTGTTCCTTTTGGAATGCTTCAGGTAAGTCCAGATAACGGAATCTCAAGCTGGGATTGGTGTTCAGGATATCATTATTCAGATTCTATTGTATCTGGTTTCAGTCATTTACACTTAAGCGGAACTGGAATTGGAGATCTGGCCGATATTTTATTCATGCCAACCAATAAAAAAGTCGATTTAACAATCAAAACAACTTCACGCGATCAATTACCTTATAAATCATTATACCATCATGTTAACGAAAAAGCAACACCGGGTTCTTACCAGGTTTTTCTTGAGGATCCTAAGATCAATGTAGAATTAACTTCTTCACAAAGAACAGCTTATCACAAATACACATTTGCTAAAAATGACAAACAATCTGTTGTGGTCGATTTAGGATTTGCTATTAATTGGGATAAGGCCCTAAAAACAGGAATTACAATTGAAGACGAATACACCATTAGTGGTTACCGTTATAGTAAAGGCTGGGCGCAAAATCAAAAAGTATTTTTTGTAGCGAAATTTTCAAAACCCATTTCGGAATCAGTTTTAACTGCTGATAAACAAATCGTTACTGCTAAAAAAGCTGACGGAGAAAATACTTCGGCACAATTATTTTTTGATTCGAAAAACTCAAATGAATTGTTTGTAAAAGTGGCGCTTTCATCAGTAAGTATAGCCAACGCAAAAGACAATTTAGACGATCCAAAAATCAATTTCGATGAAACAAAAACAAAAGCTTCTTCGATTTGGAATAACGCATTAAGTAAAATTAAAGTTGAAACACCAGTAGATTCGTTAAAAACGATTTTCTATACTGCGCTGTATCACGCACAAGTTGCCCCTGTAACCTATAGTGATAAAAACGGTCAATTTAGACAAGAGGATGATCAAATTGTTAGAGCAAAAGATTATACCGCTTATTCGACCTTATCACTATGGGATACTTTTAGAGCCGAAAATCCTTTATTGACTTTATTAGCGCCAGACAAAACTTCAGACATTGTAAACTCAATGCTGACATATTACGATGTTAAAAAAATACTTCCGGTTTGGACATTATATGCTAATGAAACCAATACCATGACAGGTTATCACTCCATTCCTGTAATCGTCGATGCGTATTTAAAAGGTATCAAAGGTTTTGATGCCGAAAAAGCATATCAGGCCATGAAAACGACTATGATGCAGGACGAAAGAGGATTGAATTTCTACAAAAAATACGGTTATATTCCTTATAATGTATTAGACGAATCAGTTACCATCACGTTAGAATATGCTTATGATGACTGGTGTGTGGCGCAGATGGCAAAAGCATTAGGAAAAACCGAAGATTACCAGTTTTTTTTAAAACGTTCTCAGGCGTATCAATATTTATTTGATTCAAAAACAGGATTCATGAGAGGAAAATCTGAAGATGGAAAATCTTGGAACGAACCTTTTGATCCTAAACATTCTAACCACAGAGAACATACTGATTATACAGAAGGAAATGCATGGCAGCACAGCTGGTTTGTACCTCATAATGTCGATAATTTAATTTCGATTCATGGTGGAAATGAAATCTTTACAAAACGTTTAGAACAACTATTTACAGAAAGTTCAGAAATTACAGGAAACAATGTTTCGGCAGATATTTCGGGATTAATCGGGCAGTATGCGCACGGAAACGAACCAAGCCACCACATTGCATATATGTTCAATCACGCGGGCCAGCCTTGGAGAACACAATATTGGGTTCGTCACATTTTAGACACACAATACAATACAACACCAAACGGATTAAGCGGCAACGAAGACTGCGGACAAATGTCGGCATGGTACGTTTTCAGTTCAATGGGGTTATATCCAATGAATCCGGCTTCGGGAGAATACGAAATTGGAAGTCCGATTTTCGAAAAAGCAACCCTTAATCTTGAAGATGGAAAAACATTTGTAATCGAAGCAGAAAATGTTTCAGACAAAAATTATTACATCCAGTCGGCAATATTAAACGGTCAGGCATTCAATCAAACAGCAATCACACATCAGCAGATTTTAGCGGGAGGAAAATTACATTTTGTAATGGGGCCGCAGCCGAATAAAAACTGGGGAATTAAAAAATAA
- a CDS encoding RNA ligase family protein: protein MDHFSEYEKMPENFNQYGQNEKLIKDMNRLKWVVTEKIHGANFSFVYQNRNLQFAKRKDLLKWSDDFFGFQTVVNEIETRIISLFEQFSIDFKADKYIIYGELFGGHYPHPDVVPNPNVQAIQTGVYYSPEVRFCAFDMAFEKDGKKEYLDYELAVSYFEKFAVFHAQILFAGKLNEAMEFNKRINSTIPALLNLPAVEQNLIEGIVLKPLKHNGLIHDEERPIIKLKNTEFKEQKFHQAQNWSYIPKVSSYSEELAFLIDDLRNYITENRLNSVLSKIGAIDFKNPERMQNIYDEFIEDVLLDFNLQK from the coding sequence ATGGATCATTTTTCTGAATATGAAAAAATGCCTGAAAACTTTAATCAGTATGGGCAGAATGAAAAGCTGATTAAAGACATGAACAGGTTGAAATGGGTAGTGACAGAAAAAATACACGGAGCCAATTTTAGTTTCGTTTATCAAAATAGGAATTTACAATTTGCAAAAAGGAAAGATCTTTTAAAATGGAGTGATGATTTCTTTGGCTTCCAAACTGTTGTAAACGAAATAGAAACTCGCATCATATCTCTTTTTGAACAATTTAGTATTGATTTTAAAGCCGATAAATATATTATTTATGGTGAACTCTTCGGTGGACATTATCCGCATCCAGATGTAGTTCCTAATCCAAATGTGCAAGCTATTCAAACAGGAGTGTATTATTCGCCGGAAGTTCGGTTTTGTGCTTTTGATATGGCTTTTGAAAAAGACGGTAAAAAAGAATATCTCGATTATGAACTTGCTGTGTCATACTTCGAGAAATTTGCTGTTTTTCATGCTCAAATCCTCTTTGCAGGAAAATTGAATGAAGCTATGGAATTTAATAAAAGAATAAATTCAACAATTCCTGCTTTGCTCAATCTGCCTGCCGTAGAACAAAATCTAATTGAAGGAATTGTATTAAAACCCTTAAAACATAACGGGCTTATTCATGATGAAGAAAGGCCTATAATAAAACTAAAGAACACTGAGTTTAAAGAGCAAAAATTCCATCAGGCACAAAATTGGTCGTATATTCCTAAGGTTTCTTCGTACTCAGAAGAACTGGCTTTTTTAATTGACGATCTCAGAAATTATATAACAGAGAACAGATTAAACAGTGTATTGTCAAAAATTGGAGCCATAGATTTTAAAAATCCAGAAAGAATGCAAAACATTTACGATGAATTTATTGAAGATGTATTGCTGGATTTCAATCTGCAAAAATGA